A region of the Microcystis aeruginosa FD4 genome:
CGACTTGATTAAATTCCAATTCGACCGGGGTATCCCTACCAAAAATGGAGAGCAGGGCCTTGAGTTTGCCGCGCTCGGGACTAACTTCGATAACTTCCCCTTCAAAGTCCTTAAATGGACCGGATAGGACCAAGATTTGATCGCCAACTTCCATATTGATTTTGACGACGGGTTCTTGAATCTGAGCTTGTTTGAAGATGCGATCAACTTCGGACATACTTAAGGGTAGCGGGGTGACGTGACCGCGGCCGCGTCCGTAGCGCCGCTTTTGTTCGGCCCCGACAAAGTTGATCACATGGGGGGTGTTTTTTACCACCTGCCAAGCGTCATCATCCATGATCATTCTGATCAGGACATAACCGGGGAAGACTTTTTCCTCTCCGTGCTGCCGTGAACCATCCTTGCGGACTTTGACGGTGGCCGCTTGGGGAATCTGGACTTGCAGAATGCGATCGGCCACATCGAGGGTGTGGATG
Encoded here:
- the nusG gene encoding transcription termination/antitermination protein NusG, which gives rise to MNLEEEQFPEEVNLSGLPKKPRWYAVQVASGCEKRVKANLEQRIHTLDVADRILQVQIPQAATVKVRKDGSRQHGEEKVFPGYVLIRMIMDDDAWQVVKNTPHVINFVGAEQKRRYGRGRGHVTPLPLSMSEVDRIFKQAQIQEPVVKINMEVGDQILVLSGPFKDFEGEVIEVSPERGKLKALLSIFGRDTPVELEFNQVEKQN